Proteins from a single region of Gordonia hongkongensis:
- a CDS encoding ABC transporter ATP-binding protein, whose protein sequence is MKLYDTVRDVDARHLTKDVVASVSGVTKRFESGTQALDRVDLDVRAGDFVAVVGPSGCGKSTLLRMAAGLEKPTEGSVALSTESVGFIFQEPTLLAWRSVRGNVELCAEIARLPRGERRRRAQAAIDAVGLTGFESQLPRMLSGGMKMRASLARALTSEPELLLLDEPFGALDEMTRLDMQSELQRLYAERRFTAMFITHSVSEAVFLANRVIVMSARPGRIVADIGIDFAHPRHPDLRYDSRFTDHVAEISETLRGAR, encoded by the coding sequence ATGAAACTCTACGACACGGTGAGGGATGTGGATGCGCGTCATCTCACCAAAGATGTGGTCGCGTCCGTCTCCGGGGTGACGAAGCGATTCGAGTCCGGGACCCAGGCGCTGGACCGGGTGGACCTCGACGTGCGCGCCGGCGACTTCGTGGCCGTCGTCGGACCGTCGGGTTGTGGTAAGTCGACCCTGCTCCGGATGGCCGCCGGTCTCGAGAAGCCCACAGAGGGAAGCGTGGCACTGTCCACGGAGTCGGTCGGGTTCATCTTCCAGGAACCGACCCTCCTCGCCTGGCGCAGTGTGCGGGGCAATGTCGAACTCTGCGCCGAGATCGCCCGGCTGCCGCGGGGTGAACGACGACGCCGGGCGCAGGCCGCCATCGACGCGGTCGGTCTCACCGGGTTCGAGTCGCAATTGCCGCGCATGCTGTCCGGTGGCATGAAGATGCGTGCCTCGCTGGCCCGCGCGTTGACCTCCGAGCCCGAATTGTTGCTCCTCGACGAGCCTTTCGGCGCTCTCGACGAGATGACCCGGCTCGACATGCAATCCGAGCTGCAACGGCTCTACGCCGAACGCCGGTTCACCGCGATGTTCATCACGCATTCGGTGTCCGAAGCGGTCTTCCTCGCCAACCGGGTGATCGTGATGTCCGCACGCCCCGGGCGGATCGTCGCTGACATCGGCATCGACTTCGCTCACCCACGCCACCCGGATCTGCGCTACGACAGCCGTTTCACCGACCACGTCGCCGAGATCTCCGAGACCCTCCGAGGTGCACGATGA
- a CDS encoding ABC transporter permease, producing MTTAARSRPAAGEHHGPVSAPQPEPTRGERSSRKSGARRVTAAVLRYGAPPVLSLAVGIAAWYAVSYLILTPERRFLLPPPHTVLFESLLDPDSVGPMLDALWVTAKVCLVGFAFAALIGVAIGVLMSRGSFLERAIYPWAVVLQVIPVLAIVPLIGLWFGYGMVARTIVCVIIAIFPIIANTHFGLVSVDKSSQELFTLSKASPVQRLLMLEFPSALPSMMTGFRTASGLVVVGAIIGDMFFAKGEPGIGTLLDIYRARLQSDDLIAAIVLASVFGILVFGAFSILNAAVNRRR from the coding sequence ATGACCACCGCCGCCCGATCTCGTCCCGCCGCCGGCGAGCACCACGGACCGGTTTCCGCGCCGCAGCCCGAGCCCACACGGGGCGAGCGGTCGTCGCGGAAGAGTGGCGCCCGCCGTGTCACGGCAGCCGTGCTGAGGTACGGAGCACCTCCGGTCCTCTCCCTCGCCGTGGGAATCGCCGCCTGGTACGCAGTCAGCTATCTCATCCTCACTCCGGAGCGGCGTTTCCTGCTCCCGCCGCCGCACACCGTGCTGTTCGAGTCGCTGCTGGACCCGGACAGCGTCGGCCCCATGCTCGACGCGCTGTGGGTCACCGCGAAGGTCTGTCTCGTGGGCTTCGCCTTCGCCGCGCTGATCGGGGTCGCCATCGGCGTCCTGATGAGCCGGGGGTCCTTCCTCGAACGCGCGATCTACCCCTGGGCCGTTGTGCTGCAGGTGATCCCGGTGCTCGCGATCGTTCCGCTGATCGGGCTCTGGTTCGGCTACGGGATGGTCGCCCGCACGATCGTGTGCGTGATCATCGCGATCTTCCCCATCATCGCCAACACGCATTTCGGGCTCGTCTCGGTCGACAAGTCCTCACAGGAGCTGTTCACCCTGTCGAAGGCCTCACCGGTGCAACGCCTGCTGATGCTCGAGTTCCCGTCGGCGCTCCCGTCGATGATGACCGGCTTCCGGACGGCCTCGGGGCTGGTCGTGGTAGGCGCCATCATCGGTGACATGTTCTTCGCCAAGGGCGAACCCGGTATCGGGACCCTGCTCGACATCTATCGGGCTCGCCTCCAGTCCGACGACCTCATCGCGGCGATCGTCCTGGCCTCGGTGTTCGGCATCCTCGTCTTCGGCGCCTTCAGCATTCTCAACGCCGCCGTGAACCGTCGTCGCTGA
- a CDS encoding isopenicillin N synthase family dioxygenase: protein MFTVPTIDISPYLDPDSSAAARDGVARALDDACGCVGFVQVVGHGIAPGVIDGLTAALDEFYALPLEVKKQYARPGQNRGYSPPKSESLSMSLGVAAANQMNDFYEAFTVGSEGSWFPGLDLPESSYPTNTWPDAAPGFRPAVESWFDAARGLSRVLLTAFTDALGLPPGYFDGMTDHSIDALKLNNYTLPEGEIELAGELTGMGAHTDFGILTVLWADQVPGLQVLDHEGRWHDVAPADGALLVNLGDAMARWTNDRWRSTVHRVDPPVVDGRILRRRSAAFFFDGNADAVIETLPGCARTDHPGYPPITVAENIDAKLAGMKSGIAPVGAEREAQRVMAAG from the coding sequence ATGTTCACCGTTCCCACCATCGACATCTCGCCCTACCTCGACCCGGACAGCTCGGCCGCGGCCCGGGACGGCGTGGCGCGCGCCCTCGACGACGCCTGTGGCTGCGTCGGTTTCGTCCAGGTCGTCGGTCATGGGATCGCACCCGGCGTCATCGACGGACTGACCGCGGCGCTCGACGAGTTCTACGCGCTGCCCCTCGAGGTGAAGAAGCAATACGCCCGGCCGGGGCAGAATCGCGGCTACAGCCCGCCGAAGAGTGAGTCGCTGAGCATGAGTCTCGGTGTGGCCGCGGCGAATCAGATGAACGACTTCTACGAGGCGTTCACCGTCGGCTCGGAGGGTTCCTGGTTCCCGGGCCTCGACCTGCCGGAGTCCAGCTACCCGACGAACACGTGGCCGGACGCGGCGCCGGGATTCCGCCCGGCGGTCGAATCCTGGTTCGACGCGGCGCGGGGCCTCTCGCGAGTTCTGCTCACCGCCTTCACCGATGCGCTCGGTCTGCCGCCCGGTTACTTCGACGGGATGACCGATCACTCCATCGACGCGCTGAAGCTCAACAACTACACCCTCCCCGAAGGCGAGATCGAACTCGCCGGGGAGCTGACCGGGATGGGTGCGCACACCGACTTCGGCATCCTCACCGTGCTGTGGGCCGACCAGGTGCCCGGGCTCCAGGTGCTCGATCACGAGGGGCGGTGGCACGACGTGGCACCCGCCGACGGCGCGCTGCTGGTCAACCTCGGCGACGCCATGGCGCGGTGGACGAACGACCGGTGGCGATCGACTGTCCACCGCGTCGACCCGCCCGTCGTCGACGGCCGGATCCTGCGTCGTCGGTCGGCAGCGTTCTTCTTCGACGGCAACGCCGATGCCGTCATCGAGACGCTGCCCGGGTGCGCGCGTACCGACCACCCGGGATATCCGCCGATCACCGTCGCCGAGAACATTGATGCGAAACTCGCCGGGATGAAGAGCGGAATCGCACCCGTCGGCGCCGAGCGCGAGGCGCAGCGCGTGATGGCCGCGGGATGA
- a CDS encoding GntR family transcriptional regulator gives MTGNGHDGALLMQSVLRRIRDEIFDGTLEPGASLSVPGLAARLDVSRSPVREAVQQLVMDGLAVYTPRVGAKVAVLDDEMLRHVFEVREVLDGLAARQATIRVTRAELTGLWDRVREQERLLETEPDHRRDAELDLDFHTAVRSLSGNAPLCDALLKLDTQSHLYRSDMWSHEDNRRHAVTEHRRIIAALEAGDADEADRAARAHAAGVLVRLLRT, from the coding sequence ATGACGGGAAACGGACACGACGGCGCGCTGCTGATGCAGTCGGTCCTGCGCCGGATACGCGACGAGATCTTCGACGGCACGCTCGAACCCGGTGCGTCGCTCTCGGTTCCGGGTCTGGCCGCCCGACTGGACGTGTCCCGCAGCCCGGTGCGCGAGGCGGTCCAACAACTCGTCATGGACGGGCTGGCGGTCTACACGCCTCGTGTCGGTGCGAAGGTGGCTGTCCTCGACGACGAGATGCTGCGGCACGTCTTCGAGGTTCGTGAGGTCCTCGACGGACTCGCCGCGCGCCAGGCCACCATCCGGGTGACCCGTGCCGAGCTGACCGGGCTCTGGGATCGGGTGCGTGAGCAGGAGCGTCTGCTGGAGACCGAGCCCGATCACCGACGCGACGCCGAACTCGATCTCGACTTCCACACCGCGGTCCGGTCGCTGTCGGGAAACGCCCCGCTGTGCGACGCACTGCTGAAGCTCGACACCCAGTCACATCTCTACCGATCCGACATGTGGTCGCACGAGGACAACCGTCGGCACGCCGTGACCGAGCACCGCCGGATCATCGCGGCACTGGAGGCCGGTGACGCCGACGAAGCCGACCGGGCCGCGCGCGCCCACGCCGCCGGCGTGCTCGTCCGGCTGCTCCGTACCTGA
- a CDS encoding sulfatase, which translates to MVSSPDAARRDNVILVHWHDLGRHLRCYGADGVESPVLDDLAAAGIRFADAHATAPLCSPARGSLFTGRYPHGNGLVGLAHHGFEYFPDVQTLPALLAGAGYRSALFGMQHESADPGRLGFDSVDVSDSRCDYVVDRSQDWLRRHAHDDRPFFLTAGFFETHRPYPADEYKPADTSTISVPGFLPDTDDVRDDLAGLHGSITKADSAVGRLLDTVAELGLDDSTWIVFVTDHGLAFPRAKSTLYAEGTGIALIMRPPSRLGITPTVYDDLFSGVDLTPTLLDLVGVDIPDTVDGDSHAPALVGTEDAAVRTEVFTEKTYHDAFDPIRAVRTKEFSYIENYAARPALLLPLDIADSLSARSLDRQEVQQDRSRVELYDLRSDPHERNNLADDPSYAHVRDELARALADWRERTHDDLPDEAAGTATAEAFMDAFHTKAAQVEAEEEALPSRRPLGARRELAGDLTSGER; encoded by the coding sequence ATGGTCTCTTCACCCGATGCCGCGCGCCGCGACAACGTGATCCTGGTGCACTGGCACGATCTCGGTCGCCATCTGCGGTGTTACGGCGCCGATGGCGTCGAGAGTCCCGTCCTCGACGACCTCGCGGCCGCCGGCATCCGGTTCGCCGACGCACACGCCACGGCGCCGCTGTGCTCACCGGCCCGCGGTTCCCTGTTCACGGGGCGCTATCCGCACGGCAACGGGCTCGTCGGCCTGGCCCACCACGGGTTCGAGTACTTCCCGGACGTGCAGACCCTGCCGGCTCTCCTCGCGGGTGCGGGCTACCGCTCGGCACTCTTCGGGATGCAGCACGAGAGCGCGGACCCCGGCCGGCTCGGTTTCGACTCGGTGGATGTGTCCGACTCGCGTTGCGACTACGTGGTGGACCGGTCCCAGGACTGGTTGCGACGACATGCGCACGACGATCGGCCGTTCTTCCTGACGGCGGGCTTCTTCGAAACGCATCGGCCCTACCCTGCCGACGAGTACAAGCCGGCAGACACCAGCACGATCTCGGTCCCCGGGTTCCTGCCGGACACCGACGACGTGCGCGACGATCTGGCGGGTCTGCACGGCTCGATCACGAAGGCCGACTCGGCCGTGGGCCGGCTCCTCGACACCGTCGCCGAACTCGGTCTCGACGATTCCACCTGGATCGTGTTCGTCACCGATCACGGTCTGGCGTTCCCACGGGCGAAATCGACGCTGTACGCCGAGGGCACCGGGATCGCATTGATCATGCGCCCGCCGTCGCGGCTGGGGATCACGCCGACGGTCTACGACGATCTGTTCTCGGGGGTCGATCTCACGCCGACGCTGCTCGACCTGGTGGGTGTCGACATCCCGGACACGGTGGACGGTGACTCGCACGCCCCCGCGCTGGTGGGAACGGAAGACGCAGCCGTCCGCACCGAGGTGTTCACCGAGAAGACCTATCACGACGCCTTCGACCCGATCCGTGCCGTTCGGACCAAGGAGTTCAGTTACATCGAGAACTACGCGGCGCGGCCGGCGTTGTTGCTCCCGCTCGACATCGCCGACAGTTTGTCGGCGCGGTCGCTGGATCGGCAAGAGGTGCAACAAGATCGGTCGAGGGTCGAGCTCTACGACCTGCGTTCCGATCCGCATGAGCGCAACAACCTCGCCGACGACCCGTCGTATGCGCACGTCCGGGACGAGCTCGCGCGGGCGTTGGCCGACTGGCGCGAGCGCACCCATGACGACTTGCCCGATGAAGCGGCCGGCACGGCGACGGCGGAGGCCTTCATGGACGCATTCCACACCAAGGCGGCGCAGGTCGAGGCCGAGGAGGAGGCATTGCCGTCCCGGCGTCCGCTGGGTGCCCGTCGCGAGTTGGCCGGGGACCTCACGTCGGGCGAGCGCTGA
- the stf0 gene encoding trehalose 2-sulfotransferase, whose amino-acid sequence MSAKSSSGPANYLVCASQRSGSTLLVESLAATGVAGRPEEFFQYFSDSSAAPQPREWFAGVSDPTILELLEPLDPGVVDTRDSATWRSDVRAAGRTPNGVWGGKLMWNQTPLLISRSRVASGSLRGAVRWLFDGADPLYVHVHREDVVPQAVSMWRAVQTRVWRHDGSDTDEHDEAVYHAGGIAHLAGILSDQERQWRNWFAAEGIEPLEIGFRDLVTDPTKATALVLEKIGQDPELAPPPPLKPQSNSRSKEWARRYREDAERNGYPL is encoded by the coding sequence ATGTCAGCGAAGTCCTCGTCGGGACCGGCAAATTATCTGGTGTGTGCCAGCCAGCGCAGCGGCAGCACGCTGCTGGTGGAGTCGCTCGCCGCGACCGGCGTCGCGGGTCGTCCGGAGGAGTTCTTCCAGTACTTCTCGGATTCCTCGGCGGCTCCGCAGCCGCGTGAATGGTTCGCCGGTGTCAGCGATCCCACCATCCTCGAGCTCCTGGAGCCACTCGATCCCGGGGTGGTGGACACCCGCGATTCGGCCACCTGGCGCTCGGATGTGCGGGCGGCGGGTCGCACGCCGAACGGGGTGTGGGGCGGCAAGCTCATGTGGAACCAGACTCCGCTGCTGATCTCGCGCAGCCGGGTCGCGTCGGGTTCGTTGCGCGGCGCCGTCCGCTGGCTGTTCGACGGAGCCGATCCGCTCTACGTGCACGTCCATCGAGAAGATGTTGTGCCGCAAGCGGTGTCGATGTGGCGCGCGGTGCAGACCCGCGTGTGGCGGCACGACGGCTCGGACACCGACGAGCACGACGAGGCGGTGTATCACGCCGGCGGTATCGCCCATCTCGCCGGCATCTTGAGCGACCAGGAACGACAGTGGCGCAACTGGTTCGCCGCCGAGGGGATCGAACCGCTCGAGATCGGGTTCCGGGACCTGGTCACCGATCCCACGAAGGCGACCGCACTGGTGCTGGAGAAGATCGGGCAGGACCCGGAGCTGGCGCCGCCGCCACCGCTGAAGCCACAGTCCAATTCGCGGTCCAAGGAGTGGGCCCGACGCTATCGAGAAGACGCCGAACGAAACGGATACCCACTGTGA
- the cysD gene encoding sulfate adenylyltransferase subunit CysD yields the protein MTAVDETSLDRATGDRARPGDADDFDHVTAIRVLEAEAVHIIREVVAELERPVLLFSGGKDSIVLLRLAEKAFRPAPLPFPIMHVDTGHNFDEVIEFRDRRVAPTAENPEGIELIVASVQESIDSGRVAESTDPSGSRNRLQTRTLLDALEEGGFDAAFGGARRDEERARAKERIFSFRDEFGQWDPRAQRPEPWSLYNGRIRRGESVRVFPLSNWTETDIWRYIELEGLELPSIYFAAEREVFDRDGILLSVSEYSRPRDGEEVRTEWVRYRTVGDLTITGAVRSRATTIAEIIAEISESTVSERGETRADDRTSSAAMEDRKREGYF from the coding sequence GTGACCGCTGTAGACGAGACCTCGCTCGACCGGGCGACCGGCGACCGGGCCCGGCCCGGGGACGCCGACGACTTCGACCATGTGACCGCCATCCGGGTGTTGGAGGCCGAGGCGGTGCACATCATCCGCGAGGTGGTGGCGGAACTGGAGCGGCCGGTGCTGCTGTTCTCCGGCGGCAAGGACTCCATCGTCCTGCTCCGGTTGGCCGAGAAGGCATTTCGGCCCGCGCCCCTGCCCTTCCCGATCATGCACGTCGACACCGGCCACAATTTCGACGAGGTGATCGAATTCCGTGACCGACGGGTCGCGCCGACCGCCGAGAATCCCGAGGGCATCGAACTCATCGTGGCCTCGGTCCAGGAGTCCATCGACTCCGGACGAGTCGCCGAGTCCACCGACCCGTCGGGTTCGCGGAACCGCCTGCAGACCCGCACCCTGCTCGATGCGCTGGAGGAGGGCGGATTCGACGCCGCGTTCGGCGGCGCCCGCCGCGACGAGGAGCGTGCCCGCGCCAAGGAGCGCATCTTCAGCTTCCGCGACGAGTTCGGGCAATGGGATCCCCGCGCCCAACGACCCGAACCGTGGTCGCTGTACAACGGGCGGATCCGTCGTGGGGAGTCGGTGCGTGTGTTCCCGCTCTCGAACTGGACCGAGACCGACATCTGGCGCTACATCGAGCTCGAGGGCCTCGAGCTGCCCTCCATCTATTTCGCCGCCGAGCGGGAGGTCTTCGACCGGGACGGCATCCTGCTCTCGGTCTCGGAGTACTCACGGCCCCGCGACGGTGAAGAGGTACGGACCGAGTGGGTGCGCTACCGCACCGTCGGTGACCTGACCATCACCGGGGCGGTTCGCTCGCGGGCCACCACGATCGCCGAGATCATCGCCGAGATCAGCGAATCCACCGTCTCCGAACGCGGGGAGACCCGCGCCGACGACCGCACGTCCAGCGCCGCCATGGAAGACCGCAAGCGCGAAGGATACTTCTGA